A region of the Leeuwenhoekiella sp. MAR_2009_132 genome:
CATGTAATCACCTTTAGCAACTTTAATTTCATCTTGAAGCGCTTCTTGCTGATAGTTTAAAGCCTGAAGATCATTGCGTTTTGAAATGCTGGGTAATGTAGTTGTTACAGGGGTGAAAGGGCTTACATTAGTTTCTATAGCAGTATCTTCAGGCAATTTTAGTAACGCATTTAAATTATAATTTAAGATGCGTGCATTTTTTATAGTATTTGCAAGCGTCAACTCAATATTTGCTTGCTGTAATTGAGCTTTAAGAAGGTCGTTACGAGCCAGTAAGCCGTTTTCTTCCATTGCTGAAAAATCTTTTACGCGCTGAGTTGCACTTTTCAGGTTATCTTCTACAAGATCTACAGAGGCGTTAGCCTTATATAATTGCAAATAAAGTTTGACGGCATCTAAGGCTAATTGTTCCTGAGCGTTAGCTGCACTATAAATAGCTGCTTGCAATTGATTCTCTTTAGCAGCAATACTATTCTTAATCTTAAAACCCGAAAATAAAGGCATTGAAACATTAGCAGCGCCTAGCAACAAACCATTAACATTATTAGGTTGTGTGGTTTGTGCAGTGCCTTCAGAACCAGAATCTGTTGTTGTAATGGGTATTTGTAGATTTATATTTGGCGTAGTTAGGTATTGATATTGTCCTGAAATTTTTACATCTGGGTACTGTAAATTTTTACTAATTGCTAGTGCGCCTTTAGCAATGTCAACTTGTGAATTGTTAATTTTAGATGCGTCACTAGTATGGAGTGCTATGGTAACCACTTCCTCTAGTGAAAGTTGTTTTTTTTCTTGAGCCTTAAGAGATATTGCACTTAAGAGTACAAAGAGACTCAATAGGATATGTCTAATTTTCATATTTTAATAGGGCTTTAATCAAATTTTGTAAATGTGTTGTTAGCGTGGTTTCTATATAGTTTTGAATTTTTGACTCGGTACTCAAATCGTAAATACCTTTGAAGAATTCAATATTATAATGAAAGTGAAAATAGGTGCCTATGAGTGTAGGCAGCACTAATGAGATTTCTACAGTCTTTGAAAATTTGCCAGCATCCTGACCGCGCTTTATAAAATTTTCTAAGGTTTTAAAATTGTCTTTTTTTTGAGAAATATACTGGTCTAGTTGTATACTACGATTGTTATTAGATGATTCAGAATGTATAATCGTATAAATACGTCTGTTTGCGTGAATACGCTTGATCATCATCGCAATTATTAAATCTATACGTTCAAAAAAGGAAATAGAATCATTAGCTATTATGCCAAGAAGATCTCCCTGAAAATTGGCCATTCTATACACCATAAGAACCTCAAGTAATTTTTCTTTAGATCCAAAATAGTAAGAGATCATAGCGATATTAATATCTGCTTCTTTAGCTATTTGACGTACGGATGTACCGTCAAATCCCTGCTCTGAAAATAGTTTTTCTGCTACTTGTATGATCTGAAGTTGTTTCTCATTTAAATCCATACGCTAATATTAGTTAACAAAATTAAACAATTGTTTAAATTAAACGTTTGTTTAAATTTAAATTGATTTATTTTTAACTTATATCGTTTTCGTGGCTAGTTGTACATCTCTGCGTAAGTTGTAATGAATTCGTATCCCGAAAAATGATTGTCAAAAAAACTTAAAAATTGATCGCCTTCAAGTTTTTAAGTGATTTATAGATATAAGATTCAAACAGAAAAAACGATAGCGACGCTAAATAGAATCAAAATTATAAGACTAAAAATGAAGTAGATAAGTACACGCTTTTTATAGTTTTTAGCATTTAAGCGTATCTCTGTGCGTAATTTTTCTAGTTGTTTAGGGCTCGGCCTTTTATGATCTACAAAAGGTTTGTAGGTCGTGAATGTAGTATTAGAACTTCTATTATTAAATTTCGATTTACGTTCTCGTTTGTTGTTTTTAATCGACGTAATCATCGCCGAGACTGCCCCGCCAAAACTCATAAATTTACCTTTAATAATCTTTTAGTATGAATAGGCTCTTATAAGTTACTTGTTTATACATTAATTTATTTCGTAGTTAACTTTTTTACGCGTTTTAAAACGAGAAAGTCCTGAGGATTTGCAGTAAGTCCGGTAACATTTTTGTGTACAAACTTTATAACCTGATCATAGTACAGTGTGACAAATGGGGCCTTTGAAATTAATATTGAGTCCATTTTCTGATATATAACTTTTCGTTTTTCAATATCAGCTATTTTAAAACTCTGTTCATAAAGCCGGTCATACAATGCGTCTTTAAAATGTGTATAATTGGGACCGTTAGGAGTAAAATTTTTACTGTAATATAGAGATAGGTAATTTTCGGCATCAGGATAATCTGCAATCCAACTTGCACGAAATGAATCTAATTTTCCGGTAGATTTGAGTTGTCTAAGTGTAGATGGTGGCATTACATCTATAGTAATTGTTAATCCTAATTTTCCCAGTTCACGTTGAATGTATTCGCATATATCAAGATATTGACTGTTTGTACCTATGGTTATTGAGGGAGCGGGATTACCACTTTCTTTAATATAGGTATTAATTAATTCTCGCGCTTTAGCAGGATTGTATTCATATCCGGGTGTCCCATAACCGGGTAATCCAGTGGGAATAAAGCCGGCATTGGCAGGAGTTCCTATACCATTGCGCAGATATTTAATCATTTTTGAGCGATCAAAGCCATAATTGACGGCCTGTCTTAGGGCTATAGAACGCACCTCTTCTGCGTTACTGGGTAAAAAGAAGCCTAAGTATTCGGTGTTTAAAAACGGACCTGAAATAGTTTTAACTTCATTTTTATACTTTCCCTTAAGTTCACCTGTGGCAGTTAAAAGTTCGTCTTTGTAAGAAGGATCTAAGCTGTTGAGCATATCCAGATTACCTTGCGCAAATTGAAGGAACTCACTTTGTTTATCGGGTAAAAATGTAATTGCTACCGCTTCAAGATAGGGTAGAGGCGTTCCATTTGCATCTGTTTCGAAGTAATTCTCATTTTTTCGAAGTACAAGTTTAACACCTTCTTCCCAGCGTTTAAATTTAAAAGGACCGGTACCTATAGGATTTGATCTAAATTCAGTACCGTAAAATTCTACAATTTCTTTAGGAACTACAGAGCAATATCGCATCGTTAAAAGTCCTATAAATGCCGGAAATTCTTTATCAAGATTTATAACCAGCGTGGTGTCGTTAACGGCTGAATAACTTTTGACATTGTTTAAAACCCAACTGCCGGGAGAGGCAACTTGTGCATCTTTTAAACGGTCAAAACTATAAACGAAATCAGAAGCAACAACTTTACGTGTACTGTCTTTAGTTTTAAATTGAGTATGTTTATGAAATACTACATCATCACGTAGGGTAAACGTATAGGTTTTTGTGTCTTCACTTATCGTCCAGCTTTTAGCAATGTCTGCAACTATATTTAAAGAATCATCTTGTTGAACCAGACCATTAAAAAGTTGATTTGTAGGCCATATAATAGGAGGGTTACGAGCAAATGCCGGGTCTAACGTGGCAACATTATAATGCTCGTTGTATCTAAAAACGTTCAATTCATTCGAAGTGTCTGTTTTAGAATTACACGATGTAAGTAAATAGCAGGTTAAAAGAGCTATGCAAAGATTTTTTAAACTATTAATTTTCAAGTTGAAAACGTGTGATGGGGTACTGGGAACAATCGTGCTTGATATTATATTTTGAGACTTTTGG
Encoded here:
- a CDS encoding TolC family protein, which translates into the protein MKIRHILLSLFVLLSAISLKAQEKKQLSLEEVVTIALHTSDASKINNSQVDIAKGALAISKNLQYPDVKISGQYQYLTTPNINLQIPITTTDSGSEGTAQTTQPNNVNGLLLGAANVSMPLFSGFKIKNSIAAKENQLQAAIYSAANAQEQLALDAVKLYLQLYKANASVDLVEDNLKSATQRVKDFSAMEENGLLARNDLLKAQLQQANIELTLANTIKNARILNYNLNALLKLPEDTAIETNVSPFTPVTTTLPSISKRNDLQALNYQQEALQDEIKVAKGDYMPSVALLGGYTALDINNALTVTNAMNVGVGISYDLSSLFKSKAEVKLAQTKAEELSYKFDLATSKAEVNAKNALEEYNLALNTLEVYKVSEEQAVENYRIVKDKYDNGLSDTNDLLEADVQQLQTRINLAYAKADITQKYYELLSAEGVLTNQFSKN
- a CDS encoding TetR/AcrR family transcriptional regulator → MDLNEKQLQIIQVAEKLFSEQGFDGTSVRQIAKEADINIAMISYYFGSKEKLLEVLMVYRMANFQGDLLGIIANDSISFFERIDLIIAMMIKRIHANRRIYTIIHSESSNNNRSIQLDQYISQKKDNFKTLENFIKRGQDAGKFSKTVEISLVLPTLIGTYFHFHYNIEFFKGIYDLSTESKIQNYIETTLTTHLQNLIKALLKYEN
- a CDS encoding ABC transporter substrate-binding protein, translating into MNEYYQKSQNIISSTIVPSTPSHVFNLKINSLKNLCIALLTCYLLTSCNSKTDTSNELNVFRYNEHYNVATLDPAFARNPPIIWPTNQLFNGLVQQDDSLNIVADIAKSWTISEDTKTYTFTLRDDVVFHKHTQFKTKDSTRKVVASDFVYSFDRLKDAQVASPGSWVLNNVKSYSAVNDTTLVINLDKEFPAFIGLLTMRYCSVVPKEIVEFYGTEFRSNPIGTGPFKFKRWEEGVKLVLRKNENYFETDANGTPLPYLEAVAITFLPDKQSEFLQFAQGNLDMLNSLDPSYKDELLTATGELKGKYKNEVKTISGPFLNTEYLGFFLPSNAEEVRSIALRQAVNYGFDRSKMIKYLRNGIGTPANAGFIPTGLPGYGTPGYEYNPAKARELINTYIKESGNPAPSITIGTNSQYLDICEYIQRELGKLGLTITIDVMPPSTLRQLKSTGKLDSFRASWIADYPDAENYLSLYYSKNFTPNGPNYTHFKDALYDRLYEQSFKIADIEKRKVIYQKMDSILISKAPFVTLYYDQVIKFVHKNVTGLTANPQDFLVLKRVKKLTTK